A window from Vigna angularis cultivar LongXiaoDou No.4 chromosome 7, ASM1680809v1, whole genome shotgun sequence encodes these proteins:
- the LOC108337004 gene encoding abscisic acid receptor PYL2, translated as MASTQHHVQGLTAEEETELEPVIKQYHLFEHCPNKCSSIISYRIDAPASTVWPFVRSFESPQKYKHFIKGCNMRGDGGVGSIREVTVVSGLPASTSTERLEILDDDKHVLSFRVVGGEHRLKNYRSVTSVNEFRKEGRVYTIVLESYVVDIPEGNTEEDTKMFVDTVVKLNLQKLGVVAMASSSSMHEQ; from the coding sequence ATGGCTTCAACCCAGCACCATGTCCAAGGCCTAACAGCTGAGGAAGAAACAGAACTAGAACCTGTGATAAAACAATACCACCTTTTCGAACACTGTCCCAACAAATGTTCTTCCATAATATCGTACCGCATCGATGCTCCTGCGAGCACGGTTTGGCCGTTCGTGCGAAGCTTCGAGAGCCCTCAGAAGTACAAGCACTTCATCAAAGGGTGCAACATGAGAGGTGACGGTGGCGTCGGAAGCATAAGAGAAGTAACCGTTGTTTCTGGTCTTCCGGCGTCGACGAGCACCGAGAGACTCGAGATTTTGGACGATGACAAACACGTGCTGAGCTTTAGGGTGGTTGGTGGCGAGCACCGACTCAAAAACTACCGTTCCGTTACGTCGGTCAACGAGTTCAGGAAAGAGGGTAGGGTTTACACCATCGTATTGGAATCGTATGTCGTAGACATACCCGAAGGGAATACGGAGGAAGATACGAAGATGTTCGTGGACACTGTGGTGAAACTCAACCTTCAGAAACTTGGGGTGGTGGCCAtggcttcttcttcatccatgCATGAACAATAA